The genome window CTTAAGCAGGGCATGCTCCCTGGAGACAATTGATTCTTCCTTATAGTCCCAAACATTAATGACATTAATGAGCTTTTGAAGCTGTTTCCTGAGCTGTTCGAGTACCGTATCATCCCCATTGACGACAATAGTAAAGCGACTCTTCCCCGGATTGTCAGTGACACCCACTGAAAGACTTTCAATATTGAAACCTCTACGGGAAAATAATCCGGATATACGGGTCATGACTCCGGGCACATCATCACATAGGATGGATATGGTGTGTTTCATTTGACACCTCCTTCTTCAACAATATCCAATATTGAATTACCTCTGACCATGGGATAAGCATGCTCCCCTCCTTTCCCGATGACGCAATCAACGATATGCACACCCTTATAGAGGTCCTTATCCTGCATGAGCTCTCTTAAATCTGCAGAAGTCACAACACGATGCCCCTGGGCACCCATGCTCTCTGCCATCTTGGGAAAATCTACAAATGAACCTAAGTCACTAATGTCAAAGCTACTCTTGTAGAACTCATCCTGAAGTTGCGCAATCATACCGAGTTTGGAGTCATTCATGATAAAGCAGATAATGTTCAGTTTTTCTTCGGTGGCGGTAATGATTTCCTGACAATTCATGACAAAGGAGCCGTCTCCAGCAATCACAACAATCTGCCTATCTGGCATTCCAACCGCGGCCCCTACGGCTGCAGGAAAACTAAATCCCATTGTACCCAGCCCACCAGAACTGAGAAAATGTCTTCCCGAAGGGAGTTTTATTTCATGGGCTGCAAACATTTGGTGTCGGCCGACATCTGTAACAAAAAGAGGATTATCAAGATACTCTTGCATAATTCTCATTGTTCCAATCTGTGTCAATTCATTTTCAGGAACAACAGGAAGCAAAGCTCTTGAATCAATATCTTTGAGATGAGAGATCCAGTCAGGATGTTTACAAGGCTTGATCAAATCATTCAGCCTCGTAAGAATTTGCTTCAAATCCCCTACAATGGGGAGGAGAGTTTCAACGTTTTTTCCAATCTCCGCAGGATCTATATCCACATGTATGATCTTTCGATGTCCAGGATAGGTATCCAAATTAATTGTATGTCTATTGCTGAAGCGGGCTCCTAGAGCCAGAATGACATCAGCCTGATCAATAGCCTGATTTGAGACCACCTTACCATGATAACCACACATACCCAAATTGAGGGGATGATTATCGGCCAAGGCTGTCTTCCCCATAAAAGTATGAGTTAATGGTATGTTTGCTTTTTCAGCAAACTGCCTCAGCACGTCAAAAGACTCAGATGCAATGATCCCTCCACCAGCAATGATCAAAGGTTTCTTAGCATGTTCAAGAGTCTTGACTGCCCGTTTTATCTGACCTGGATGACCTTCGGAATTTGGATTATAACCTTCTAACACAATCTCTTTAATGTCAGGGAGGTTGAACTCCTGAAAAAGGACATCCTTGGGAATATCAATGAGAACCGGGCCTTTGCGACCTGTTGAAGCAATATGAAAAGCTTCTTCAATGCGACTGGGAATTTCTTTGACTTCCTGTACGAGAAGATTATGTTTTGTTATGGGTATGGTAATACCCGTTGTATCAACTTCTTGGAATGCATCGGTACCGATATTACTTCTAGGGACCTGTCCTGTTATGGCCAGCATGGGGACAGAATCCATATAGGCTGTAGCGATGCCTGTAACCAAGTTAGTAGCTCCAGGTCCACTGGTTGCCAGACAGACACCGACTTTACCCGTTGCTCTAGCGTATCCATCAGCCATATGGGAAGCACCTTGTTCATGTCGAGCAAGAACATGCTTGATCGAACTGGATGCTAAAGCTTCATATATGGGTAGATTGGCACCGCCAGGGTATCCAAAAATGACTTCAACACCGAGTTTTTCCAGTGTTTTAATCAGTGCTTTTGCACCATAGGTTCGCCCTTTTTTCATCTGTTCCTCCTTCAAAATTAAAAATTGAAAACAATTATAGTTTTAAATCAGAATAATGGAAAGCAATAGTTGTTTAACGATATTTCCACCATTATGAATATACAATATACTAAAGTCATGCCAGACATCCATAGATCTATTATGATCTTCAAATTGAAAGATGAATTTTCAAAAGAAGACTTACAAAAATCATACAAATTATTGGTAAAAAAATACCATCCTGACTCAAACCCAAAAAATCAAGACTGGTCTCACAAAAAGATGACAGAAATCAATCTGGCATATGAAACATGTTGCAACTTCTTAAATGCTAAAAAAGATAATAAGATTGACTTTAAAGAAGAAAGTGTCAAAAATCAAGAGAAAGAGAATGTTTTTAAACAAAAGAACCCAAATCATTTTGAAAAACAGAATTTTAATAGGAATAATCAAGGATTCAATCCAATTTTATATAAAAATATAAAGAGAACATCATTAAAAGTCGTACATGCATCAGAAATATTTTTCGAATATGGTCTAGAAAATAGAAAAATTCGATATGAAGGTGTGAGAAGGTTCAGATATCGAGAATCCTTGCGTTCCTATGAAGATTCATTTTCTGATATTTTAGAACTAGAACAGTTTTGCCAGAATGATCTTGACCAATTTCTACTGAACCTATACATAAGGTTTACAGGTAATTTAACCCAGTATATTCACTTAAAAGATGCAATGATTCCAAGGCATCCTCTACTAAACAGGCATTGGCAAAGTATGGAAGATCATTTGATTTACTCATTAAAGGATTATCTAGTCCCTTATCAGATAAGCAGCTTCAAAAAAATACATTGGAAAACTGGATTTACTTATTGCTGGAACCAACTGAAATATTTGCGACAAAGATTTCCCAGGCTAGAAAATGATGATGTATTTTTGATTTTTCACAATCTGGCAGACAGTTATAGTAAAATTAGAAAAGCCGAAGAGGATTGTGGAATCTCTTTTTTTTGAGTTCCCAAATGTATTAAAAATAAAAAAGCTGCCCGAAGGCAGCTTTTATCATTTTTTATTCTTCAGATTGTACTGAGCTACAGCCAGTTTCGCTATTGGAATACCATAGGGAGAACAGGAAACATAATTCAATCCTGTATCCATGCAGAAACTAACATTTTCAGGTTCAGCACCATGCTCTCCACACAATCCCATTTTCATATTTGGCCTTACCATGCGGCCTCTTTCTTTAGCAATCTGTACTAGCTCTTTCACCGGCCCATTTAAATACTTAAATGGGTTTCTTTCCAACAAGTCATACTCATTGTAATCTGTAAAAAAGGAATTAAAATCGTCTCTGGATATACCATTTGTGGTTTGGGTTAAGTCATTCGTACCAAAGCTGAAAAAATCGGCATATCGTGCAATTTTATCGGCATTCAATGCAGCACCCGGTAACTCAATCATAGTACCCACCTGATAAGGCAAAGCATCAATATCATATTTTTGCCTTACGGCTTCTTCTATATCACGGATACCAAGGATTTCAGCTCCCTCGATTCTCTTACCAAAGCGCACCGTTTTGACTTCTCGGTGAGACATGACAACAGGAAGCATTATTTCCGGTCTGGAATCGATTCCGTCTTCAACCTTCAACTTATAGATGGCTTCAAAGATGGAACGAATCTGCATGGCATAGACTTCGGGCTTCGAGATTGCCACTCGAATACCTCGATGTCCCAACATGGGATTCACTTCGCCCATCATATCACAGCGCAGACGGATCTCAGCTTCTGTCACTTTGGGATGATCCTTGCGGTAGAAGGCTACAAATTCCTGCATGCTGTCTCGTGTATGAGGAAGGAATTCATGAAGAGGCGCATCCAGCAACCTTATTGTGACTGGATGACCTTCCATAATTTTAAACAAATTGTAAAAATCGGAAGTTTGCATCTGACCAAGCTTATCAAGAATCTTATGCCGGTCACTCATATCATCCGTAATAATCAATGAACGGAATAAAGGGATTCTTTCTTCATCGAAAAACATATGCTCAGTTCTGCAGAGGCCAATACCATCGGCTAGAAATAAACGGGCCAATTGAGCATCCTTAGGCTGGTCAGCATTGGCATGAACATCAAAATCACCAATAAACTTCTGAACGATATTCAAGTATTCTAGGATTCCACTTTCTTCTATGCTTGGTTTTATAAGATCTACTTTTCCAAAATAGATTGTAGGCTTATCATAAGAAGTGACATCCATTGTGATGTAATCGCCTTCTTTAATTGTTATATCACCAATCTTCACACTGGATTTCAATAACTTTAATTCGGGCTTGACCATGGCAACTTTCCCGAGACTTCGGGCTACAACAGGTGCATGGGAAGCATATCCACCCTCAATAGTGATAACGCCTTTACAGACCTCAATGGCCTTGACATCTTCAGCATAGGTAGACTTCATAATCAGAATAAAATCAGATTCCAACCCCCGTTGTGTAGCAATGCGGTACTCTTTCATCAACTCATCAGTTGAAAAGAAGACACGTCCAACTGCCGCACCGACTGATCCGGAAATTCCACCTCTACTGGATGGAAGATTCTGTGCCGATTTACGGTCGATTACCGGATGAAGGATCTCGGCTAATCTTGTAGGCTGAATGTCATTGATAAGATATTCATCTTTAACAACGCCCATTTCATTTAATTCTAGCAGGGTTCTAATATGAGCCTGGGTTGACTTCCCATCGGCTTCTTGTTGATCAATAACCCAGAGTTTCCCATCTTCTACAGTAAATTTTACCTGGCGTATTTCTTTGTAATGATTCTCAAGCAACCGGGCAATAGAATTAAGATCTTTGTAAATATCCTTTGATATTGTATCGATACCCTTTCCATCAGAAGATGTAGCATCAAAAGAATTTAAAAAATACTGGCCATCAAGCTTATTTTCACCATTGACAATATCCCGTGTGAAAAAACTACCAAAATAGCTTTTCTTACCATAGTTACCAAAGGTCATGGCTTGAACCAGGAGAGAAGAATCATTGATAGACTCGGATTCTTTCAAATACTTCGTGTATAAAACCTGTATAAACTCAAGCTGAGCCCAGGAATCAGCAAAGATCTCCTGGGGATATAGTCCTTCAAGTTCAACAAGTGTGCTTTTTGTTTGCTCAGCATTTGTACAGGATTTGAGAGAATCTATCTTTTTTTCAAGTAATTTTCTTCTATTGACATCCGTTTCTACCTCTAGATCTAGAGTCACCACCCGTCTGAGCATATTTCTATATTCGTGATATGCGAATTCTTCACCAACAAAGGATGCAAAACCATCAATTGTACTGCCACAAAGCCCAACATTGTGCAAACTAGAAAAAGTATCGATCATGTTGAGTTGAGGACTGAGTACATATTTGACTAAGAGAGGATTATCGGGATCTCCAAACTTTTTTCCAACGACATCTTCCATGTTTTTGATGGATTTTTGTACAGCGGAATTATTTGTTCCGGGTGAATCCAACTCGGCAAGTAAAGAGTCATTTGTGAGAATAAATCCTGGGAGAATTGGAATTCCCAAACTGGAAAGATGCATTAAACGGCGGCCTCTATAGCCAAGCACATCCAGAACATCCTCATCCTGTGTGAAAACTTCACTGCTGAAAGAATAAATATCCATAAAGATTATTCCTTTTTATTCGAGAGCTCATTAAAAAAGATCAAGCACGCTGTTCACAGCGCCTCTTAAAAAGACTTCATATCTCTGACTTGCGCCTTCAAAGAAATACTTTCTAAGCTTAGAGACATCTTTTATATTATCTCCGGCAACACTGAATAAAATGGGAGTTCCGTGTTTGACTTTACCCCATTTGAACAGTGTATTTATATCATTGATCTTTTCACCATCATACCAGATAAGAACTTCTAAACCTGGATGGGTGGCCTTATAGCTGGCTATGATTTTCTTCCAAGCCTCCACATTCCCGTTATGAAACAATTCGTTTGTTACAAGAACTGAGATTTTGGCAGAAACATTTTTTGAATTGACAGAAACAGCTGCTTCCTGGACCTCGGTATTTTCAACAGGAGCCTTTATTTCAGCCTTCTCTTCGGGCTTTACGTCAGGATCAATGAAAGCCTTTTTGACCTTGACCTTTTTTCCATAAAGAAGGTTAAAAAAATCTTTGCAGGCAGCCTGCTCTGTTTTCTCGTCATTGTCTTTTCGGCTTTTAATGAGACAGACCATTAGCTCATCTCGTTTTAATGGAAGAAC of Oceanispirochaeta crateris contains these proteins:
- the ilvB gene encoding biosynthetic-type acetolactate synthase large subunit encodes the protein MKKGRTYGAKALIKTLEKLGVEVIFGYPGGANLPIYEALASSSIKHVLARHEQGASHMADGYARATGKVGVCLATSGPGATNLVTGIATAYMDSVPMLAITGQVPRSNIGTDAFQEVDTTGITIPITKHNLLVQEVKEIPSRIEEAFHIASTGRKGPVLIDIPKDVLFQEFNLPDIKEIVLEGYNPNSEGHPGQIKRAVKTLEHAKKPLIIAGGGIIASESFDVLRQFAEKANIPLTHTFMGKTALADNHPLNLGMCGYHGKVVSNQAIDQADVILALGARFSNRHTINLDTYPGHRKIIHVDIDPAEIGKNVETLLPIVGDLKQILTRLNDLIKPCKHPDWISHLKDIDSRALLPVVPENELTQIGTMRIMQEYLDNPLFVTDVGRHQMFAAHEIKLPSGRHFLSSGGLGTMGFSFPAAVGAAVGMPDRQIVVIAGDGSFVMNCQEIITATEEKLNIICFIMNDSKLGMIAQLQDEFYKSSFDISDLGSFVDFPKMAESMGAQGHRVVTSADLRELMQDKDLYKGVHIVDCVIGKGGEHAYPMVRGNSILDIVEEGGVK
- a CDS encoding putative PEP-binding protein → MDIYSFSSEVFTQDEDVLDVLGYRGRRLMHLSSLGIPILPGFILTNDSLLAELDSPGTNNSAVQKSIKNMEDVVGKKFGDPDNPLLVKYVLSPQLNMIDTFSSLHNVGLCGSTIDGFASFVGEEFAYHEYRNMLRRVVTLDLEVETDVNRRKLLEKKIDSLKSCTNAEQTKSTLVELEGLYPQEIFADSWAQLEFIQVLYTKYLKESESINDSSLLVQAMTFGNYGKKSYFGSFFTRDIVNGENKLDGQYFLNSFDATSSDGKGIDTISKDIYKDLNSIARLLENHYKEIRQVKFTVEDGKLWVIDQQEADGKSTQAHIRTLLELNEMGVVKDEYLINDIQPTRLAEILHPVIDRKSAQNLPSSRGGISGSVGAAVGRVFFSTDELMKEYRIATQRGLESDFILIMKSTYAEDVKAIEVCKGVITIEGGYASHAPVVARSLGKVAMVKPELKLLKSSVKIGDITIKEGDYITMDVTSYDKPTIYFGKVDLIKPSIEESGILEYLNIVQKFIGDFDVHANADQPKDAQLARLFLADGIGLCRTEHMFFDEERIPLFRSLIITDDMSDRHKILDKLGQMQTSDFYNLFKIMEGHPVTIRLLDAPLHEFLPHTRDSMQEFVAFYRKDHPKVTEAEIRLRCDMMGEVNPMLGHRGIRVAISKPEVYAMQIRSIFEAIYKLKVEDGIDSRPEIMLPVVMSHREVKTVRFGKRIEGAEILGIRDIEEAVRQKYDIDALPYQVGTMIELPGAALNADKIARYADFFSFGTNDLTQTTNGISRDDFNSFFTDYNEYDLLERNPFKYLNGPVKELVQIAKERGRMVRPNMKMGLCGEHGAEPENVSFCMDTGLNYVSCSPYGIPIAKLAVAQYNLKNKK
- a CDS encoding J domain-containing protein, which translates into the protein MKDEFSKEDLQKSYKLLVKKYHPDSNPKNQDWSHKKMTEINLAYETCCNFLNAKKDNKIDFKEESVKNQEKENVFKQKNPNHFEKQNFNRNNQGFNPILYKNIKRTSLKVVHASEIFFEYGLENRKIRYEGVRRFRYRESLRSYEDSFSDILELEQFCQNDLDQFLLNLYIRFTGNLTQYIHLKDAMIPRHPLLNRHWQSMEDHLIYSLKDYLVPYQISSFKKIHWKTGFTYCWNQLKYLRQRFPRLENDDVFLIFHNLADSYSKIRKAEEDCGISFF
- the ilvN gene encoding acetolactate synthase small subunit → MKHTISILCDDVPGVMTRISGLFSRRGFNIESLSVGVTDNPGKSRFTIVVNGDDTVLEQLRKQLQKLINVINVWDYKEESIVSREHALLKVKAISSNRAELLQLVSSIPARIIDSSGDLWTLEITGDTEDVSSFIDLFRHYGIVESIRTGKIALKRG